One part of the Trypanosoma brucei brucei TREU927 chromosome 4, complete sequence genome encodes these proteins:
- a CDS encoding serine/threonine-protein kinase, putative codes for MLAPKGGNDGSVVPFTAAEGSNSNTNFSTARDGQCTPVPPQQRLNSWALPRAPETPAKQRRTRHEERGGQTITYLSGGASHKRGAAPDRRCNLASRKRPSSELSQFSALRLDDPSDTVPFPPPECSTSEATRSCLRPHLGPLATGGMSLMNSAPNSPQRDWMARVGSSFPFMPYSPDQPEYSQAESEFSNIFNRRILTDYKEVKELGFGSFGRVTLYEETGTGALVAVKTSPPNASREQRQRFARERAVMSITKGFPHVVQLLDSWEEGHAPQVFLQLEYCSGGSVAERAEQRRQRGEVWDERELFVFFGHMALALDALHSANIVHVDFKPDNVLIDEAGDYKLSDFGCSVFVDDDGFPRKTFAAAGAKTGNLFSAPSSTAGVNNNSMADAGPLSFPTQLSVVSVEEGDCRYLCMDMLNQKRYLKEGDMFSFGISLFELMSGEPLPHHGAGFLELRQHPPLHLLERRGYSKRLTAFVAELMHAEPTSRPTARDALCFFQLPPHVPQVMSQWVVGDTPPLDSQVGEDETNLLLDVRYTHAALEVAARILDKARRLLRRGSIASSQSTGVAAGRRVFAEVDGMCTPKDPATDQNSQGDRGDSAKF; via the coding sequence ATGTTGGCGCCTAAAGGGGGGAATGATGGCTCCGTCGTTCCCTTTACGGCCGCAGAAGGAAGTAACAGCAACACTAACTTCAGCACTGCCCGGGATGGCCAGTGTACACCCGTTCCCCCACAGCAGCGCCTCAACTCGTGGGCGCTTCCGAGGGCACCAGAAACACCTGCAAAACAACGCCGTACGAGACATGAAGAACGCGGTGGTCAGACGATTACGTATCTTAGTGGCGGTGCCTCCCACAAACGTGGTGCTGCACCTGACCGGCGCTGTAACTTGGCGTCGAGAAAACGTCCATCCAGCGAGCTTTCACAGTTCAGCGCACTGCGGTTAGACGATCCCAGTGATACCGTTCCTTTTCCACCACCTGAGTGTAGTACATCTGAGGCCACGCGGTCTTGCTTGCGCCCCCACCTTGGGCCTTTAGCTACCGGCGGTATGTCGTTGATGAACTCAGCTCCGAACTCCCCGCAGCGTGACTGGATGGCACGTGTCGGTAGCAGTTTTCCTTTTATGCCCTATTCTCCAGATCAACCGGAGTACTCTCAGGCGGAGTCGGAATTTTCCAATATCTTCAACCGTCGCATTCTGACTGACTACAAGGAGGTGAAGGAGCTTGGTTTTGGTTCCTTCGGCAGGGTAACGCTTTATGAAGAAACCGGTACGGGTGCACTTGTTGCGGTGAAGACGTCGCCACCAAATGCGAGCCGGGAGCAACGGCAACGTTTCGCGCGGGAGAGGGCTGTGATGAGCATCACGAAAGGGTTTCCGCACGTTGTGCAACTGTTAGATTCGTGGGAGGAGGGTCACGCGCCGCAGGTGTTCTTGCAGTTAGAATATTGCTCGGGAGGATCCGTGGCGGAGCGGGCGGAGCAACGACGGCAGCGCGGTGAGGTGTGGGATGAACGTgagttgtttgtgtttttcggACACATGGCCCTAGCATTGGATGCTCTGCATAGCGCCAACATTGTGCATGTGGATTTTAAGCCGGATAATGTACTGATAGACGAGGCAGGGGATTATAAACTTAGTGATTTCGGGTGCAGCGTCTTTGTGGATGATGATGGTTTTCCCCGAAAAACTTTTGCAGCTGCGGGTGCGAAAACCGGGAACTTGTTCAGTGCTCCTTCCTCAACGGCCGgtgtgaacaacaacagcatggCCGACGCGGGGCCGCTGAGCTTCCCAACCCAACTTAGTGTGGTTAGTGTGGAAGAGGGTGATTGTAGGTACCTGTGCATGGATATGCTCAACCAAAAACGTTACCTCAAGGAAGGGGACATGTTTTCCTTCGGCATTTCACTTTTTGAGCTTATGTCAGGTGAACCCCTGCCCCACCATGGCGCGGGCTTTCTCGAACTGCGCCAGCACCCTCCGCTGCATCTCCTTGAGCGTCGTGGCTACTCGAAGCGTCTTACCGCCTTCGTTGCTGAGCTGATGCACGCGGAACCGACGTCCAGGCCGACGGCACGTGATGCGCTTTGCTTCTTTCAACTTCCCCCACATGTCCCCCAAGTTATGTCGCAGTGGGTTGTAGGGGATACTCCACCACTGGATTCGCAAGTAGGGGAGGATGAGACTAATTTGCTACTGGACGTCCGTTACACTCACGCCGCCCTAGAGGTTGCTGCTCGGATATTAGACAAGGCGCGTCGGTTGCTTCGGCGCGGAAGCATTGCATCCAGTCAGTCAACTGGTGTGGCTGCTGGGCGCCGAGTGTTTGCCGAAGTAGATGGCATGTGTACGCCTAAGGACCCTGCTACAGATCAGAACTCTCAGGGGGATAGGGGAGATAGTGCAAAATTTTAG
- a CDS encoding ubiquitin-conjugating enzyme E2, putative: MRRLQKELRDITVDPPPYCNAAPSSESIFTWYFTLDGPPQTPYEGGRYLGELRFPPEYPMEPPKIIMLTPSGRFVINSPICLTITDFHPEEWSPMWGVRTIITGLLSFMVSEESGLGGITETAVSRRALAAKSHRYNVERVPVYKELFNSEYQKDLKKLNKKNKDTS, encoded by the coding sequence ATGCGTCGCTTGCAGAAGGAGTTACGCGACATCACCGTGGACCCTCCACCGTATTGTAACGCCGCTCCTTCGTCGGAAAGCATTTTCACGTGGTATTTCACCCTCGATGGACCACCTCAGACGCCTTATGAAGGTGGTCGATACCTTGGGGAGCTGAGGTTCCCACCTGAATATCCGATGGAGCCACCCAAAATAATTATGCTGACGCCGAGTGGACGGTTTGTTATTAACAGTCCCATTTGCCTTACCATAACTGATTTTCATCCGGAAGAGTGGAGCCCAATGTGGGGGGTGCGGACAATAATCACTGGTTTGCTTTCATTCATGGTCAGTGAGGAAAGTGGGTTGGGCGGGATAACGGAAACTGCAGTGAGTCGAAGGGCTCTGGCTGCAAAAAGTCATCGCTATAATGTGGAGCGTGTGCCGGTATACAAGGAATTGTTCAACAGCGAGTACCagaaagatttaaaaaaattgaataaaaaaaacaaagatacCTCGTGA
- a CDS encoding DNA-directed RNA polymerase subunit, putative (similar to DNA-directed RNA polymerases I, II, and III 15 kDa polypeptide(EC 2.7.7.6) (RPABC6) (Swiss-Prot:P36595) [Schizosaccharomyces pombe]) has product MSERDEDEVDRLSLSIGDEHESVAQSDDERSDAGAGVVVSGPAPVRGSAKRRDDRDRVTAPVLTKYERARILGTRALQISMNAPVLVALEGETDPLTIAQKELREGVIPLIIRRVLPDNTYEDWRICELDVDFDRPVDERYTNI; this is encoded by the coding sequence ATGTCTGAGCGTGATGAGGATGAAGTTGATCGACTGAGTTTGAGCATTGGTGATGAGCATGAGAGCGTGGCGCAAAGTGACGATGAGCGAAGTGATGCGGGTGCGGGTGTTGTTGTGTCTGGTCCTGCACCTGTGCGTGGTTCAGCGAAACGGCGTGATGACAGAGATCGCGTGACGGCTCCGGTGCTGACGAAATACGAGAGGGCCCGCATCCTTGGGACACGTGCATTGCAGATTAGTATGAATGCTCCTGTGTTAGTTGCATTGGAGGGTGAGACGGACCCGTTGACTATTGCGCAGAAAGAGCTCCGTGAAGGTGTCATTCCGCTCATTATTCGGCGTGTGCTTCCAGACAATACGTACGAGGACTGGCGGATCTGTGAGTTGGATGTGGATTTCGACAGGCCTGTGGACGAGCGCTACACAAACATCTGA
- a CDS encoding DNA-directed RNA polymerase subunit, putative (similar to DNA-directed RNA polymerases I, II, and III 15 kDa polypeptide(EC 2.7.7.6) (RPABC6) (Swiss-Prot:P36595) [Schizosaccharomyces pombe]): protein MSERDEDEVDRLSLSIGDEHESVAQSDDERSDAGAGVVVSGPAPVRGSAKRRDDRDRVTAPVLTKYERARILGTRALQISMNAPVLVALEGETDPLTIAQKELREGVIPLIIRRVLPDNTYEDWRICELDVDFDRPVDERYTNI, encoded by the coding sequence ATGTCTGAGCGTGATGAGGATGAAGTTGATCGACTGAGTTTGAGCATTGGTGATGAGCATGAGAGCGTGGCGCAAAGTGACGATGAGCGAAGTGATGCGGGTGCGGGTGTTGTTGTGTCTGGTCCTGCACCTGTGCGTGGTTCAGCGAAACGGCGTGATGACAGAGATCGCGTGACGGCTCCGGTGCTGACGAAATACGAGAGGGCCCGCATCCTTGGGACACGTGCATTGCAGATTAGTATGAATGCTCCTGTGTTAGTTGCATTGGAGGGTGAGACGGACCCGTTGACTATTGCGCAGAAAGAGCTCCGTGAAGGTGTCATTCCGCTCATTATTCGGCGTGTGCTTCCAGACAATACGTACGAGGACTGGCGGATCTGTGAATTGGATGTGGATTTCGACAGGCCTGTGGACGAGCGCTACACAAACATCTGA